A stretch of the Arachis stenosperma cultivar V10309 chromosome 6, arast.V10309.gnm1.PFL2, whole genome shotgun sequence genome encodes the following:
- the LOC130934809 gene encoding 14 kDa proline-rich protein DC2.15-like — protein sequence MALNTTKLFATILVVSLLSTPLLTNACGSCKTPTPPPPKAKCPKDTLKLGVCADVLGLVNVIVGSPASSKCCALLQGLVDLEAALCLCTAIKANVLGINLDIPLTLSLLLSACQKSLPSGFQC from the coding sequence ATGGCTTTGAACACTACCAAGCTTTTTGCCACAATTCTTGTTGTGTCACTCCTTTCAACACCTTTATTAACCAATGCATGTGGATCATGCAAGACACCAACTCCGCCACCACCAAAAGCAAAATGCCCCAAAGACACATTGAAATTAGGGGTTTGTGCTGATGTCTTAGGACTTGTTAACGTTATTGTTGGTTCCCCAGCTTCAAGCAAGTGTTGTGCATTGCTTCAAGGCTTGGTTGATTTGGAAGCAGCACTTTGTTTGTGCACCGCTATTAAGGCCAATGTTCTTGGCATCAACTTAGATATCCCTctcactctcagcttgctcctCAGTGCTTGTCAAAAATCACTTCCTTCTGGCTTCCAATGTTGA